GACCGATGAGGGAGGCTGGATCAATGGGGGGTTCTTCGTGCTCGAGCCGCGGGCCATCGAAGCGGTGACGGACGATCTGCAGATGTTCGAGCGGGAGCCGATCGAGAAGCTGGTCGCGAAGGGGGAGGTTCACGCGTTCTTCCATCATGGCTTCTGGCAGGCGATGGATACGCTTCGCGAGAAACAGCAGTTGGAAGATCTTTGGAGCAAGGGTAAAGCACCCTGGAAAACCTGGTAGTTAGTTTGCTGACGGCTTCTCGGCTTGGTCGATGACGAGCGCCTGGAGCGGGCCGTGGGTGGCTAGGAGGGTGAGGCCAAGCTGTTCCTGCATGGCGACGAAGAGTGGTGGAACGGCGACGTCGGCGGGCATGGGCGGCATGTCTCCGCCGAACTGCGTATCGTCGGGAGCCCAGGAGAGGTCGAAGTCAAACTTGCCGGCGAGGCCGGTCTTGTCGACGACGGGCCGGTCCATGACCGCCCGGCGCAGGAGCGAGGCAAACTCCGGCATCGAGGCGTTCCGCGCGGGAAGAGTGACCTTGTTCGGGTACACCGTGCTTACGAGCGCGGCGGGCGCACCCGGATCGCCGGTGCTCGGCTTCATCTTTGGGCCCGACTTGGCCACGCCGAGCACGTAGATCGCGAAC
This genomic window from Granulicella sibirica contains:
- a CDS encoding TIGR03435 family protein, coding for MALDLRQIMLGSFLALSLSGLAQAPEEKPVENAFEVATVKPVASDKQSGRYIKMDGDHRFVEKDYTLKLLIAAAYDISPKTISGGPSWVDSEHYDILALTPGDGRPSRDQQMAMLRTLLTERFKLGFHREEKEFAIYVLGVAKSGPKMKPSTGDPGAPAALVSTVYPNKVTLPARNASMPEFASLLRRAVMDRPVVDKTGLAGKFDFDLSWAPDDTQFGGDMPPMPADVAVPPLFVAMQEQLGLTLLATHGPLQALVIDQAEKPSAN